In one window of Miscanthus floridulus cultivar M001 chromosome 12, ASM1932011v1, whole genome shotgun sequence DNA:
- the LOC136496847 gene encoding uncharacterized protein At2g33490-like isoform X1, which translates to MKSPLRRFRGFAHHHHHRERKDHGPPPAKLDELTYAAQEMEDMRNCYDSLLSAAAATTNSVYEFAEAMDEMGTCLLEKAALNYDDDESGKVLMMLGKAQFELQKFVDGYRTNIINTITNPSESLLKELQVVEEMKDQCDQKRAEYEAMRAAYGEKGGRSRHPKNESFSSEQLQTSFLEYQEEAALFIFRLKSLKQGQFLSILTQAARHHAAQLSFFRKGLKHLESLEPCVKAVAEKQHIDYHFSGLDDDSNIDDYSSYHDNHSDGSELSFDYEINDRDKDLLTSRSPMDLDQAHPASSPRPLKEQEQENAEEIKATLAVPHMKPEIGTQSAPIFAENVADPSTRFRKTNLLNRTVHSYKLPTPADDKNPASVVANKSPHSDQPESKSHVAVNLWHSSPLGKDFMPNSMHSGPVKMPSSNEGISASLVYSYSTTDFKKMKAFSGPIPSKVGLSKPLFSTSDRKPSWKLPPYVLPTRPHGPGCQSSVPPKVTPRVTSLPTTTPRISELHELPRPPANVGTMHPGLVGYSGPLVSRRPMPNVSTHVSPPSHTASPLPRPPAAMTRSYSIPSNSQRTPIITVNKLLEARHSRESSEVSSPPVTPISLADVSRRSTTETAVDKKRIKESL; encoded by the exons ATGAAATCGCCATTGCGCAGGTTCCGGGGCttcgcccaccaccaccaccacagggAGAGGAAGGACCATGGCCCGCCACCCGCCAAGCTCGACGAGCTCACCTACGCCGCCCAG GAAATGGAAGATATGAGGAACTGTTACGATAGCTTGCTTTCAGCTGCAGCTGCAACAACAAATAGTGTATATG AGTTTGCAGAAGCCATGGATGAAATGGGAACTTGCTTGCTTGAAAAAGCTGCATTGaactatgatgatgatgaaagtg GTAAAGTGCTGATGATGCTAGGGAAGGCCCAATTTGAACTACAGAAATTTGTGGATGGCTAT CGTACAAATATTATAaatacaatcacaaatccatcagAATCCCTTCTGAAAGAGCTACAAGTTGTAGAG GAAATGAAAGACCAATGTGATCAGAAAAG AGCGGAATATGAAGCCATGCGAGCAGCCTATGGGGAGAAAGGAGGGCGATCGAGGCACCCCAAAAATGAATCATTCTCATCAGAACAACTGCAAACTTCGTTTCTTGAGTACCAAGAGGAGGCAGCATTGTTTATATTTCGCTTGAAATCACTAAAGCAAGGTCAATTTCTAAGTATTTTGACACAGGCTGCTCGTCATCATGCTGCTCAG TTGAGTTTTTTCAGGAAAGGGCTGAAGCATCTAGAGTCTCTGGAGCCTTGTGTCAAAGCAGTTGCTGAGAAGCAGCACATTGACTACCACTTCAGTGGACTGGATGATGACAGTAATATTGATGATTACAGCTCTTACCACGATAATCATAGTGATGGCAGTGAGTTAAGTTTTGACTACGAGATAAATGACAGGGACAAGGACCTCCTCACTTCCAGAAGCCCAATGGAT TTGGATCAAGCTCATCCAGCGAGTTCCCCAAGACCTCTGAAGGAACAGGAGCAG GAAAATGCTGAAGAAATAAAGGCGACTTTAGCAGTTCCTCATATGAAGCCTGAGATTGGTACCCAATCAGCACCAATTTTTGCTGAGAATGTGGCTGATCCATCTACGAGGTTTCGGAAAACGAACTTGTTAAACAGAACTGTTCACTCCTACAAACTCCCGACGCCAGCTGATGACAAGAACCCTGCTTCGGTAGTTGCCAACAAATCGCCTCATTCAGATCAACCTGAAAGTAAATCTCATGTGGCAGTAAATTTGTGGCATTCCTCTCCACTGGGTAAAGATTTTATGCCGAATTCCATGCATAGTGGACCTGTTAAGATGCCGTCAAGTAATGAAGGGATATCAGCATCACTAGTTTATTCCTACTCCACTACAGATTTTAAGAAAATGAAGGCCTTTTCTGGCCCAATTCCAAGCAAGGTAGGATTGAGCAAGCCCCTGTTTTCTACAAGTGATCGCAAACCGTCATGGAAGCTCCCTCCCTATGTGTTGCCAACAAGACCTCATGGCCCTGGTTGTCAGTCATCTGTGCCTCCAAAAGTTACACCCAGGGTCACTTCGCTCCCAACAACGACTCCCAGAATAAGTGAGCTGCATGAGCTGCCCCGGCCTCCAGCAAATGTAGGCACCATGCATCCTGGTTTGGTTGGATATTCTGGCCCTCTGGTTTCAAGGCGTCCGATGCCTAATGTATCCACTCATGTCTCACCCCCATCACATACAGCATCGCCACTTCCACGACCACCTGCTGCCATGACTCGCAGTTATTCCATACCTTCAAATAGTCAACGGACTCCTATTATTACTGTGAACAAATTGTTGGAGGCTAGGCATAGCAGGGAGAGCAGCGAAGTTTCCTCACCCCCAGTAACACCTATATCGCTGGCAGATGTTTCCCGAAGATCAACAACAGAAACAGCTGTTGACAAGAAAAGGATAAAGG AATCCTTGTGA
- the LOC136496847 gene encoding uncharacterized protein At2g33490-like isoform X2, translated as MKSPLRRFRGFAHHHHHRERKDHGPPPAKLDELTYAAQEMEDMRNCYDSLLSAAAATTNSVYEFAEAMDEMGTCLLEKAALNYDDDESGKVLMMLGKAQFELQKFVDGYRTNIINTITNPSESLLKELQVVEEMKDQCDQKRAEYEAMRAAYGEKGGRSRHPKNESFSSEQLQTSFLEYQEEAALFIFRLKSLKQGQFLSILTQAARHHAAQLSFFRKGLKHLESLEPCVKAVAEKQHIDYHFSGLDDDSNIDDYSSYHDNHSDGSELSFDYEINDRDKDLLTSRSPMDLDQAHPASSPRPLKEQEQENAEEIKATLAVPHMKPEIGTQSAPIFAENVADPSTRFRKTNLLNRTVHSYKLPTPADDKNPASVVANKSPHSDQPESKSHVAVNLWHSSPLDFKKMKAFSGPIPSKVGLSKPLFSTSDRKPSWKLPPYVLPTRPHGPGCQSSVPPKVTPRVTSLPTTTPRISELHELPRPPANVGTMHPGLVGYSGPLVSRRPMPNVSTHVSPPSHTASPLPRPPAAMTRSYSIPSNSQRTPIITVNKLLEARHSRESSEVSSPPVTPISLADVSRRSTTETAVDKKRIKESL; from the exons ATGAAATCGCCATTGCGCAGGTTCCGGGGCttcgcccaccaccaccaccacagggAGAGGAAGGACCATGGCCCGCCACCCGCCAAGCTCGACGAGCTCACCTACGCCGCCCAG GAAATGGAAGATATGAGGAACTGTTACGATAGCTTGCTTTCAGCTGCAGCTGCAACAACAAATAGTGTATATG AGTTTGCAGAAGCCATGGATGAAATGGGAACTTGCTTGCTTGAAAAAGCTGCATTGaactatgatgatgatgaaagtg GTAAAGTGCTGATGATGCTAGGGAAGGCCCAATTTGAACTACAGAAATTTGTGGATGGCTAT CGTACAAATATTATAaatacaatcacaaatccatcagAATCCCTTCTGAAAGAGCTACAAGTTGTAGAG GAAATGAAAGACCAATGTGATCAGAAAAG AGCGGAATATGAAGCCATGCGAGCAGCCTATGGGGAGAAAGGAGGGCGATCGAGGCACCCCAAAAATGAATCATTCTCATCAGAACAACTGCAAACTTCGTTTCTTGAGTACCAAGAGGAGGCAGCATTGTTTATATTTCGCTTGAAATCACTAAAGCAAGGTCAATTTCTAAGTATTTTGACACAGGCTGCTCGTCATCATGCTGCTCAG TTGAGTTTTTTCAGGAAAGGGCTGAAGCATCTAGAGTCTCTGGAGCCTTGTGTCAAAGCAGTTGCTGAGAAGCAGCACATTGACTACCACTTCAGTGGACTGGATGATGACAGTAATATTGATGATTACAGCTCTTACCACGATAATCATAGTGATGGCAGTGAGTTAAGTTTTGACTACGAGATAAATGACAGGGACAAGGACCTCCTCACTTCCAGAAGCCCAATGGAT TTGGATCAAGCTCATCCAGCGAGTTCCCCAAGACCTCTGAAGGAACAGGAGCAG GAAAATGCTGAAGAAATAAAGGCGACTTTAGCAGTTCCTCATATGAAGCCTGAGATTGGTACCCAATCAGCACCAATTTTTGCTGAGAATGTGGCTGATCCATCTACGAGGTTTCGGAAAACGAACTTGTTAAACAGAACTGTTCACTCCTACAAACTCCCGACGCCAGCTGATGACAAGAACCCTGCTTCGGTAGTTGCCAACAAATCGCCTCATTCAGATCAACCTGAAAGTAAATCTCATGTGGCAGTAAATTTGTGGCATTCCTCTCCACTGG ATTTTAAGAAAATGAAGGCCTTTTCTGGCCCAATTCCAAGCAAGGTAGGATTGAGCAAGCCCCTGTTTTCTACAAGTGATCGCAAACCGTCATGGAAGCTCCCTCCCTATGTGTTGCCAACAAGACCTCATGGCCCTGGTTGTCAGTCATCTGTGCCTCCAAAAGTTACACCCAGGGTCACTTCGCTCCCAACAACGACTCCCAGAATAAGTGAGCTGCATGAGCTGCCCCGGCCTCCAGCAAATGTAGGCACCATGCATCCTGGTTTGGTTGGATATTCTGGCCCTCTGGTTTCAAGGCGTCCGATGCCTAATGTATCCACTCATGTCTCACCCCCATCACATACAGCATCGCCACTTCCACGACCACCTGCTGCCATGACTCGCAGTTATTCCATACCTTCAAATAGTCAACGGACTCCTATTATTACTGTGAACAAATTGTTGGAGGCTAGGCATAGCAGGGAGAGCAGCGAAGTTTCCTCACCCCCAGTAACACCTATATCGCTGGCAGATGTTTCCCGAAGATCAACAACAGAAACAGCTGTTGACAAGAAAAGGATAAAGG AATCCTTGTGA